From a single Nostoc edaphicum CCNP1411 genomic region:
- the hemL gene encoding glutamate-1-semialdehyde 2,1-aminomutase produces the protein MVNTTIKTTKSQEVFAAAQNLMPGGVSSPVRAFKSVGGQPIVFDRVKGAYIWDIDGNQYIDYVGTWGPAICGHAHPEVIAALHEALEKGTSFGAPSVLENVLAEMVIDAVPSIEMVRFVNSGTEACMGVLRLMRAFTKREKIIKFEGCYHGHADAFLVKAGSGVATLGLPDSPGVPKSATSTTLTAPFNDLESVKALFEENRDEIAGVILEPVVGNAGFIAPDAGFLEGLRELTHEYGALLVFDEVMTGFRIAYGGAQEKFGVTPDLTTLGKVIGGGLPVGAYGGRRDIMSMVAPAGPVYQAGTLSGNPLAMTAGIKTLELLQKPGTYEYLDRITKKLADGLLQIAKETGHAVCGGQISAMFGLFFTSGPVHNYEDAKKSDTAKFGRFHRGMLEHGIYLAPSQFEAGFTSFAHTEEDIDQTLAVARDVMSSL, from the coding sequence TTGGTAAATACCACAATTAAAACAACAAAATCACAAGAAGTCTTCGCCGCCGCTCAAAACCTGATGCCAGGAGGAGTCAGTTCTCCTGTTCGTGCCTTTAAATCTGTGGGTGGACAACCCATTGTATTTGATCGTGTTAAAGGTGCATATATTTGGGATATAGATGGCAACCAATACATAGACTATGTAGGCACCTGGGGGCCAGCTATTTGTGGTCATGCTCATCCAGAAGTCATTGCAGCATTGCATGAAGCTTTAGAAAAAGGCACCAGTTTCGGCGCTCCCTCAGTCCTCGAAAATGTTTTGGCAGAAATGGTTATCGATGCCGTTCCTAGCATCGAAATGGTTAGATTTGTCAATTCGGGAACTGAAGCCTGTATGGGAGTTTTGCGGTTAATGCGGGCTTTTACAAAACGGGAGAAAATCATCAAGTTTGAAGGTTGCTACCACGGACACGCCGATGCGTTTCTAGTGAAGGCGGGTTCTGGTGTTGCCACACTTGGCTTGCCAGACTCACCGGGAGTACCTAAATCGGCAACTAGCACTACTCTAACCGCGCCTTTCAATGACCTAGAATCCGTCAAAGCCTTGTTTGAAGAAAACCGCGACGAGATTGCTGGCGTCATTCTTGAGCCAGTCGTCGGCAATGCTGGGTTTATTGCGCCTGATGCTGGGTTCCTAGAAGGATTACGGGAACTGACGCACGAGTATGGAGCATTATTAGTATTTGACGAAGTGATGACCGGATTCCGCATTGCTTACGGTGGCGCTCAGGAAAAATTTGGTGTCACACCCGATTTAACCACCTTGGGTAAGGTGATTGGTGGTGGTTTGCCAGTGGGAGCTTATGGTGGTCGTCGAGATATCATGTCAATGGTTGCCCCCGCAGGTCCCGTATATCAAGCTGGGACACTTTCTGGTAATCCTTTGGCGATGACTGCTGGTATTAAGACTTTAGAATTGCTGCAAAAGCCAGGTACTTATGAGTATCTTGACCGGATTACTAAAAAGCTAGCAGATGGTTTGTTGCAAATCGCTAAAGAGACTGGTCATGCAGTTTGTGGTGGTCAAATCAGCGCGATGTTTGGCTTATTCTTTACCTCTGGCCCAGTTCATAACTACGAAGATGCGAAAAAGTCTGATACAGCAAAATTTGGACGCTTTCATCGGGGTATGTTAGAGCATGGTATTTACTTAGCACCTTCTCAATTTGAAGCTGGGTTTACATCTTTTGCTCACACCGAAGAGGATATTGATCAGACTTTAGCAGTAGCAAGGGATGTAATGTCTAGCCTGTGA